The DNA region ctcacccccctcccctctgaagccctcagtttgtttcccagaatccatagtctctcatggttcattcccccttctgtttgaacaatattctttttttaaaaaaagaaagaactattttGAGTAGTAATAAAATGcatgttttgaaattttgcttGGTCATATTTATGGTCATTTTGACACTAAGACCATATCATGTGGATCTGTTTATTCAAATTTGTCTTTCCATGGAGACTCCACTGGGAGAGCGATGTTTGCTAATCAGTCCttgccaggggctgtggaggCTTTTTTCCTGGAGCTGACTCAAGAGTGTAAAAgcaggagaccagttaggaagcaCAGGAGGATGTTTATGGAATAAGTGCCTGACATGAAGCTTTGGATTTCTgaggcatccatttcaaagaCAACCATGGTGAATAAACACATTGTCAATAGGGACACAATTACCAGGGAAGCATTCAGCCTGCTCAAGCCATGAAGTACGACCTCAAAAAGCCCTAGGTCACGTCCATGCGGACACATGAGTGACCCTGCTTTCCCCTTCAGCACCCAATTTCTGCTCATTTAAATTCTCCAATAAATCCCGAACCCACAATCCCCTAACCATTCTGACTATGGACCCTCATAAAGGCAGATCCTTCAGGGAGCTcactctctccatccctctcaaTGCATCTCCCCCGCTCTGAAACCTCTCCAGAAGGCCTTAGGGCAACTCCTGTACTTCGAGGACCTGTTAGTACTAAACCTGGTTTTGTTAGAGTTCTCTGATGGGTGCTGCTGGGGCCTGTCTTGCAGTCACAGTAAGAACCcaagggctggtgcagccacagcagaggctctggtcagggaagcatcAGTGGGAATGTCCACAAGCACAGGGGTGCGGGGGGTGCCCAGGCTTTACTAGTGCAAGCATCCCTGTCAGGAGCCTGAGACTTAAACAGAACAAGGTTAGAGTCCACATTCAGGAAGAGGAATGAGGCGGTGATAACAAGATTGAGAGACTCTAGGTGAAAACGGGGGTTTTGTGTTTTCATCTACAATAAAGTCATGTGAAGGGCTTCGTGGCCAACTGTAGATTCTTCCATATGAAGCATACAACTCATGATGTTCTTTTGGGAAATCTAGGGAAAACTTACTTGCATGATGTAAGTCATTTggaatgaaagtatttttaagaaatccaagATGTCCCATGTAACATACAGAGATTTCCAGGCATTTGTGATTCAAGATTGGGGAAAACATTAGGAATATATGAAACTGGACAAAGGGGAAACTGTGTGTGTATCAGACAGAGCATAAGCTTAATTAAGTGAATTACTTAAATGTATGGAGAAGTTGAATTCAAACAAATGGAATTTCcaggaaataaatagaaggagCAGATTCTACTTCCATAGGCTGGTTGATGAATAGCAGTTCCAGCTTTGAGGCTGTGACCCCTGCAATCATGGGCACTTCTTCAGCCACAGGACCATTGACCTTTACATCACTGGAACCCCAATGATTCTtttcagagccctctttatgtctgtgttcctcaggctgtagatgaaggggttcagcatgggcgtgaccaccgtgtacatcaccgaggccactgcacttgcgtaggagctctggggagcagcagagctaaggtacactcctaggcctgtacaataaaataaggagacaactgagaggtgagaggcacaggtggaaaatgctttatacttgcccagGGCTGATGATATTCCATGTATGGTGGAAACAATCTTAGAGTAAGTGTAAAGGATCCCAGCCAGGGGAGCACCACCCAGAAGCACAATTAGAAAATACATCAACATGTCATTAAGAAAGGGGTCTGAACAGGCAAGTTGGATGatctgattgagttcacagaaaaaatggGGAATTTCCACCTCTGTACGGAAGGACAGCCGCAACAGCATTGAGCTCTGTAACAAGGAATTCAGAACACTgatgatccaggacaccagaaccaggAGTCCACAGAGccgggggttcatgatgaccaagtagtgcagggggtgacagatggccacacaGCGGTCATAAGCTATCACACTCAGGAGTAAATTGTCCAGGCATCCAAACACaacgaaaaaaaaaatctgcatgatGCAGCCTTCATAGGTTATGACcttgctctgagtctggatgttccacagcatcttggggatggtggtggaggtgaaacagatatctacaaaggacaggttggccaggaagaagtacatgggggtgtggaggtgggagtctgagccgacggccaggatgaggagcaggtttccaaacacagtgatcaggtacatggagaggaaaagcccaaataggaggggctgcagttctggtttctctgaaaatcccagaagaagaaactctgaaatttGTGTATCATTTCCTGGTTCCATGGAGGTgactaccaggaaaaaaaaaaaaaacacacacacaataattttCGCAAATAGgcttcatttacttatttattacatttatttttttcattttttaggtttttatttaaattccagttagttagcagaaagtgtactattagttttaggtgcacaaaACAGTGATTCAATACAACCATATAACACCCGGCACTcactacaagtgccctcctcgatctccatcacctatttccccccgTCCTCCACcatctctcctctggtaaccaggAGTGTATCTCTGTgattgagagtctgtttcttggtttgcctctctctctttctttttccctttgcttatttgctttgtttcttaaattccacagatgactgAAATCATGTgtcacttgtctttctctgactgacttatttcacttagcacactACTCTCTAGCGccatctgtgtcattgcaaatggcaaaatttcattctcttttaggctgaatactattccattttctatgtatataccacttattctttatccattcctctatcctggacacctgggttgcttccatggtttggctattacagagaatgctgctataaacattggggagcatgCAACccatttgaattagtgtttttgtattcttgggtaaatacctagcagtgcaattgctggatcatagggttgttctatttttaactttctgaggaaattccatactgttttctggagcACCTGCCCTAGTCTgaattcctaccaacagtgcaagagggttcctcttgTCCACATCCAATCCAACACCTcttgtttcctgtgctgttaatttcagccatggtgacaggtgtgaggtgttacgTCATTGCAGttctgatttgtgtttccctgatgatgagagattttgagcatcttttcacgtgtctgttgtccatctgtatgtcttctttggaaaagtgtctattcatgtcttctgcacatttcttaactggattatttgtgctttgggtgttgagttttgaaacttctttatagattttggatactaaccctttatcagaaatatcatttgcaaatatcttttcccattactgcaggttgcactactaggtatttacccaaaggatacaaaagtactaATCAAAGGGGttcatgcaccctgatgtttatagcagtggtATCAACAATAGCCCatctatggagagagcccaaatgtctatcaactgatgaatgg from Ursus arctos isolate Adak ecotype North America unplaced genomic scaffold, UrsArc2.0 scaffold_14, whole genome shotgun sequence includes:
- the LOC123000616 gene encoding olfactory receptor-like protein OLF4, coding for MEPGNDTQISEFLLLGFSEKPELQPLLFGLFLSMYLITVFGNLLLILAVGSDSHLHTPMYFFLANLSFVDICFTSTTIPKMLWNIQTQSKVITYEGCIMQIFFFVVFGCLDNLLLSVIAYDRCVAICHPLHYLVIMNPRLCGLLVLVSWIISVLNSLLQSSMLLRLSFRTEVEIPHFFCELNQIIQLACSDPFLNDMLMYFLIVLLGGAPLAGILYTYSKIVSTIHGISSALGKYKAFSTCASHLSVVSLFYCTGLGVYLSSAAPQSSYASAVASVMYTVVTPMLNPFIYSLRNTDIKRALKRIIGVPVM